In Streptomyces venezuelae, the sequence GGAGTTGGCCGGGGGCGAGGAGTGAGGAGCGTCCACTTCGACCCCGCGGCCTGGGAGGACTTCCTGTTCTGGCTCTCCTCGGACCGGAAGATGGCTCGCCGGATCACCCGCCTGATCGGCGAGATCCAGCGGGACCCGTTCACCGGCATCGGCAAGCCCGAACCGTTGAAGGGCGAGTTGACGGGCTACTGGTCCCGCCGCATCGACGACGAGCACCGCCTCGTGTACCGGGCCGACGACAAGGAAGCGAAGATCCTCAAGGCGCGCTACCACTACTGACGCATGACAAAGGCCCCGCAGCCGAGAGGCCGCGGGGCCTGTGCCCACATGGGATGAGTGGAGATGGCGGGAATCGAACCCGCGTCCAACGGTGCAGAAGCAGGGCTTCTCCGAGCGCAGTCCGCTGCGCTTTTCTCGGCCCCGGAGATCACACGGACAAGTCTCCGACGGGCTCAGTCACTGTTTGATTTCCCTCCAACCCCCGTGACCGGGGCTAGAGGTTTAGATCCCTAGTTGACGCCAGGATCCGGACCGGGACCACTTCCGGGCTGACGCTCCTCACAGAGGCTTCAGCTCACTGTTATTAGGCAGCGAGGGTGAAGCGGGAGTTATCGCTCTTGGAGTTGGCGATTATTTTTTGCGACATGTGGTTAGCGAGATCATTGCCGCTTCCTCGGCTCGCTTCCCCTGCATCGACATCCGCTGTCGAAACCGATCATCCCCATGTTTTTTTAACAATGTGCTCCACCCCGGGGGGCGGTGCTGACGCCATGGTACGCGAAGTGGACCACCGCGTGCCAGGTGATTAAACCGTGCCGCGCTGCTTGCGACGGATGGCCGAGATCGCCCGGTTCGTCTCGCGGGTGTCCTGCTTCTCCCGGAGGGTCTGCCGCTTGTCGTACTCCTTCTTGCCCTTCGCCAGCGCGATCTCGACCTTCGCCCGGCCGTCCTTGAAGTACAGCGAGAGGGGCACGATCGTGTGGCCCGACTCGTCCGCCTTGCGCTCCAGCTTGTCGATCTCCTCACGGTGCATGAGGAGCTTGCGCTTGCGCCGGGCGCTGTGGTTGGTCCAGGTGCCCTGGCTGTACTCCGGCACGTGCACGTTGTAGAGCCAGGCTTCCCCGCCCTCCACCGACACGAAGCCGTCGACCAGCGAGGCCCGGCCCTGGCGCATCGACTTCACCTCGGTGCCCGTGAGCACGAGACCGCACTCGTAGGTGTCGAGGATCGCGTAGTCGTGACGCGCCTTCTTGTTCTGGGCGATCAGCTTGCGCCCTTTTTCCTTAGCCATAGTGCGGTCATTTTCGCACTACGGACCCACCCCGAGGCCACCCAATACCGTGACGGCCCGCTCCTCGACCGCCGCGCCCGCCGGTACGTCCGGGGTGATGCCCGCGCCGTCCAGGCTGCGGCCCGCCGGCGTGCGGTACGTACCCACCGTCAGCTCGGCCACCGAGCCGTCCGGGAGTTCGGTCGGCATCTGCACCGAGCCCTTGCCGAAGGTCCGGCTGCCCACCGCCACCGCCCGGCCCCGGTCCTGCAGGGCGCCGGTCACCAGTTCGGCGGCGCTCATCGTGCCGCCGTCGACCAGGGTCACCAGCGGCCGGGTGGTGTCCCCGCCCTCGGCCGCGTACAGGACGCGCTGGTCGCCCCGTACGTCGTACGTGGCCACGAGCCCGCCGTCGAGGAAGGCGGAGGCGGCGGTGACCGCCTCGGTGACCAGACCGCCCGGGTTGCCCCGCAGGTCGAGTACGACCCCCTCACCGGGCGGGGCCGCCCGGACCGCGGCCTTGACGCGGTCGCCGGAACCGCGGGTGAAGGAGACGACCTTGATGACCGTGACCCCGTCCGGGCGCTGCCGTACGGTCACCGGCTCGGTGCGCAGCTGCTCGCGGCGCACGGTCTCGGTGAGGTCGGCGCCGTCCCGGTTCAGGTTCAGCACGACGGGGGTGCCGGCGTCGCCGCGGAGCAGGGCGACCACGGCGGTCACGGCGAGGCCCGTCACGGCGTGCCCGTCGACGCTCAGCAGCCGGTCCCCGGCGCGCAGTCCGGCGCGGGCGGCGGGGCTGCCGGGCTGGACCCTGTCGACCTTGATCATGCCGTCGGCGGCCTTCCCGGCCCACACCCCGACGCCGGTCCAGTGGCCGTCGAGGCCCTCGGCGAAGGCGGCGTACTCGCCCTGGTCGTAGACGGTGCCCCAGCGGTCGCCACTGCGGCTGACGACCTCCTGGGCCGCCTTCTTGCCGGACTTCCCCTCGGCGACGGCCTCGGCGGCGGCGCGGGCGACGGCCTCCCGGTCGGCGGTGCCCGCCTCACGCGGCGTCTCGGCCGCGGGGGCACCGGACGGGGACGCGGCGGCCCCGGCGGCCTCCTCGCGGTCCCAGCAGCCGGTGTACGCACCGGCGCCGACGGCGGCGAGGAAGGCCATCGTCAGAACGGCCCCGCGACGCAGGTCGCGGGGCCGGAGACTGAAGGCGGGAACACTCGGCAAGCCCAGCATGGCGCCGAGTCTAGGACAAGCCCCGCGCCGGTACGGGTGGTTGGCCGTACCGCTCACGGGGCGCTTGTCACACCTTCAGGTACTTGCGCAGGGCGATGAAGGCGGCCATGGAGGGCATCAGGAGGCCGATGAAGAGTACGTACGGGAGCTTGGCCAGCACCGATCCCCAGCCCATGAAGTCGATGAGCTGGATCTTGTCCCGCAGTCCCACACCGTGATCGATCACGAAGTACTGCCCGGACATGAGCATGGCGCAGGCGAAGAGCGCGCCGATGAGGCCGGCGACGGCCGCCTCCATGATGAAGGGGACCTGGATGTAGAAGCTGGAGGCGCCCACCAGCCGCATGATCCCCGTCTCACGCCGCCGGCTGAAGGCCGAGACGCGCACCGTGTTGACGATCAGCAGCAGCGCCACGATCAGCATGATCAGCATGATGGCCAGCGCGGCGATGTTCAGGTAGTTGAGGATCTTGAAGAGGTCGTCGATGGCCTGGCGCTGGTCGTCGACGGTGTGGATGCCGTCACGGCCGACGAAGGCGGAGGTGACGACCTTGTACTTCTCCGGGTCCTTCAGCTTGACCCGGAAGGACTCCTGCATCTGGTCCGGCGTGATGGAGGAGGCGAGCGCCGTGTTCCCGAACCGCTCCTGGTAGTGCTTGTAC encodes:
- the ftsX gene encoding permease-like cell division protein FtsX, with product MRAQFVMSEIGVGLRRNLTMTFAVIISVGLSLALFGGSMLMSEQVSKMKGYWYDKANVSIYLCNKQDAVEASEAAAKKADGSTTASSGVTTCAKGAVTDEQKKQIESELKQMSLVKSVAYESADEAYKHYQERFGNTALASSITPDQMQESFRVKLKDPEKYKVVTSAFVGRDGIHTVDDQRQAIDDLFKILNYLNIAALAIMLIMLIVALLLIVNTVRVSAFSRRRETGIMRLVGASSFYIQVPFIMEAAVAGLIGALFACAMLMSGQYFVIDHGVGLRDKIQLIDFMGWGSVLAKLPYVLFIGLLMPSMAAFIALRKYLKV
- the smpB gene encoding SsrA-binding protein SmpB, encoding MAKEKGRKLIAQNKKARHDYAILDTYECGLVLTGTEVKSMRQGRASLVDGFVSVEGGEAWLYNVHVPEYSQGTWTNHSARRKRKLLMHREEIDKLERKADESGHTIVPLSLYFKDGRAKVEIALAKGKKEYDKRQTLREKQDTRETNRAISAIRRKQRGTV
- a CDS encoding Txe/YoeB family addiction module toxin; this translates as MRSVHFDPAAWEDFLFWLSSDRKMARRITRLIGEIQRDPFTGIGKPEPLKGELTGYWSRRIDDEHRLVYRADDKEAKILKARYHY
- a CDS encoding S41 family peptidase; this encodes MLGLPSVPAFSLRPRDLRRGAVLTMAFLAAVGAGAYTGCWDREEAAGAAASPSGAPAAETPREAGTADREAVARAAAEAVAEGKSGKKAAQEVVSRSGDRWGTVYDQGEYAAFAEGLDGHWTGVGVWAGKAADGMIKVDRVQPGSPAARAGLRAGDRLLSVDGHAVTGLAVTAVVALLRGDAGTPVVLNLNRDGADLTETVRREQLRTEPVTVRQRPDGVTVIKVVSFTRGSGDRVKAAVRAAPPGEGVVLDLRGNPGGLVTEAVTAASAFLDGGLVATYDVRGDQRVLYAAEGGDTTRPLVTLVDGGTMSAAELVTGALQDRGRAVAVGSRTFGKGSVQMPTELPDGSVAELTVGTYRTPAGRSLDGAGITPDVPAGAAVEERAVTVLGGLGVGP